The following proteins are encoded in a genomic region of Leifsonia psychrotolerans:
- a CDS encoding AI-2E family transporter, whose translation MTNSLSSDAVQPRFQPPFRWGYAVTLGGLGAIVTGMAIYNLRGIVFSVFLAAFATVGLDPLVRWFQRRGMTRTWGIVTVILLIVALLVSIVWVVLPLVISQINALATSIPAEIQMMREQGWFDQANAASNGVIGTFATWLTKEISDPKFIAAAGAGVVGLGFTIANAIASGFFIAILTIYFIGAYDATKRAAFRLVAASRRAAFTGYTERILGNVGKYLSGMVILAFINAVYSLILLLLVGVPGAFLIALLAFFITLIPLVGTILTTIAMTVLALFHSPTSALIVLIFMLIYMQVEAYVLTPKVMSKAVKIPGSVVLISALAGGTLFGLAGALMAIPISAGVILIITEVVMPRKDTL comes from the coding sequence ATGACCAACTCGCTTTCATCAGATGCCGTGCAGCCTCGATTCCAGCCGCCGTTTCGCTGGGGTTATGCCGTCACTCTCGGCGGACTCGGTGCGATCGTCACGGGCATGGCGATATACAACCTGCGCGGTATCGTCTTCTCGGTCTTTCTCGCCGCGTTCGCGACCGTGGGCCTCGACCCTTTGGTGCGGTGGTTTCAACGTCGCGGGATGACCCGCACCTGGGGGATCGTCACCGTCATCCTGCTCATCGTTGCGCTTCTCGTCTCGATCGTCTGGGTGGTGCTGCCACTCGTGATCTCACAGATCAACGCGCTGGCGACATCCATCCCGGCAGAAATTCAGATGATGAGGGAACAGGGGTGGTTTGACCAGGCCAACGCAGCGAGCAACGGGGTGATCGGCACCTTTGCGACCTGGCTGACGAAAGAGATCAGCGATCCCAAATTCATCGCCGCAGCCGGCGCCGGTGTCGTCGGGCTTGGGTTTACGATCGCCAACGCGATCGCCTCGGGATTCTTCATCGCCATCCTGACGATCTATTTCATCGGTGCCTACGATGCCACGAAGCGCGCGGCGTTCAGATTGGTCGCAGCCTCACGGCGGGCCGCGTTCACCGGGTATACCGAACGCATTCTCGGCAATGTGGGCAAGTACCTCAGCGGCATGGTGATCTTGGCGTTCATCAATGCCGTCTACAGCCTGATTCTGCTGCTTCTGGTGGGAGTTCCCGGCGCGTTCTTGATCGCACTCCTCGCCTTCTTCATCACCCTCATCCCGCTGGTCGGCACGATTCTGACGACCATCGCGATGACCGTACTCGCCCTCTTTCACTCGCCGACGTCGGCACTCATCGTGCTCATCTTCATGCTCATCTACATGCAGGTCGAGGCGTACGTGCTCACGCCCAAGGTGATGAGTAAGGCGGTGAAGATCCCGGGCTCGGTCGTGCTGATCTCGGCGCTGGCCGGTGGCACACTCTTCGGTCTGGCCGGGGCACTCATGGCAATTCCGATTTCGGCCGGGGTGATACTCATCATCACCGAGGTCGTCATGCCGCGCAAAGATACGCTCTGA
- a CDS encoding GAP family protein translates to MFLALGQLLPIAVALALSSVTIMATIAILLSPNRERAAVPFLLGSVVGLVLVTGLFVLFARAIPMPPTRRPQPGLAVALILIGIAVIVFAVIRLRRAVKAPTGKTPKWLRTVGSLGALSSFGLALSLNLRPKALLLGTATGLILRGNGLPVSGTLIVVAIYVTVSLSTIAVPIIMTLASPTKMEKRLHSGREWVATHSRPVTIVIMIVIGVVIIGSGISRL, encoded by the coding sequence GTGTTTCTGGCACTCGGCCAGCTGCTTCCGATCGCGGTCGCCCTCGCTCTGAGCTCGGTTACCATCATGGCCACGATTGCCATTCTGCTTTCACCGAACCGCGAGCGCGCCGCCGTTCCATTCCTGCTCGGCTCAGTGGTGGGACTCGTTCTTGTGACCGGCCTCTTCGTGCTCTTTGCACGAGCTATTCCCATGCCGCCGACCCGGCGCCCGCAACCCGGCTTGGCCGTCGCACTGATCCTGATCGGCATCGCCGTCATCGTGTTCGCTGTCATCCGCTTGCGCCGAGCGGTGAAGGCGCCCACCGGCAAAACGCCGAAGTGGTTGCGGACCGTCGGTTCGCTGGGTGCGTTGTCGTCGTTCGGGCTCGCGTTGAGCCTGAACCTTCGGCCCAAGGCGTTGCTTCTGGGCACGGCGACTGGCCTGATCCTGCGCGGTAATGGCCTGCCGGTCAGTGGCACGCTGATCGTCGTCGCGATCTATGTGACCGTATCGCTCAGCACGATCGCGGTGCCGATCATCATGACACTGGCCTCTCCGACGAAGATGGAGAAGCGACTGCACTCTGGCCGCGAGTGGGTTGCTACCCACAGCCGACCGGTGACCATCGTGATCATGATCGTGATTGGTGTCGTGATTATCGGAAGTGGAATATCACGGCTTTAA
- a CDS encoding DNA-3-methyladenine glycosylase family protein, whose amino-acid sequence MSRLVLDLAAPESLEVRAMLASFALHAIPGAEVADAAAQTHQRVLPTSVGPVAVTLTLATDAVRVRVDAGAPVQADELTVIARRWLDFDTDLSAVRDVLGGDAVIGPLIGARPGLRIIGYPNGFEAAVMTVLGQQVSLAACRTFGGRLAAEWGTPGPGGLLLFPTPQQLAEVDAEDLQRRIRITGARARTVHALAVACAEGLEISADGDRDDIRRRLLDVPGIGPWTADYLAVRVLADHDAFTPTDLVLRRALGGVSAKEATAVSGRWAPYRAYALMHLWASDPMNEDTPPAAP is encoded by the coding sequence GTGAGCCGCCTCGTGCTCGATCTCGCCGCCCCTGAGTCGCTCGAGGTGCGCGCCATGCTGGCCTCGTTTGCGCTGCATGCCATTCCGGGCGCCGAAGTCGCCGACGCGGCGGCCCAGACCCATCAGCGCGTGCTGCCCACCTCGGTTGGGCCGGTCGCGGTGACGCTCACACTGGCCACGGATGCCGTCCGCGTGCGCGTCGACGCCGGTGCGCCGGTTCAGGCCGACGAGCTCACCGTGATCGCGCGCCGTTGGCTCGACTTCGACACCGATCTCAGCGCAGTGCGGGATGTGCTCGGCGGCGATGCCGTCATCGGCCCGCTCATCGGCGCCCGGCCCGGATTGCGCATCATCGGCTACCCGAACGGCTTCGAGGCCGCGGTGATGACGGTGCTGGGCCAGCAGGTCTCGCTTGCAGCCTGCCGCACGTTCGGTGGTCGGCTTGCCGCTGAATGGGGAACACCCGGGCCGGGCGGGCTGCTCCTGTTTCCTACGCCACAGCAACTGGCCGAGGTCGATGCCGAGGACCTGCAACGCCGCATCCGTATCACGGGCGCCCGTGCGCGAACGGTGCACGCACTCGCGGTGGCGTGTGCCGAGGGTCTTGAGATTTCTGCGGATGGCGACCGTGACGACATCCGTCGCAGGCTGCTCGATGTGCCCGGGATTGGGCCGTGGACAGCCGATTATCTGGCGGTTCGTGTGCTGGCCGACCACGATGCGTTCACTCCGACAGACCTGGTGCTGCGCCGAGCACTCGGCGGTGTCAGCGCGAAAGAGGCGACGGCAGTGTCGGGGCGGTGGGCGCCGTATCGCGCCTACGCGCTGATGCACCTCTGGGCGTCAGATCCGATGAACGAAGACACTCCTCCGGCTGCCCCGTGA
- a CDS encoding DNA-3-methyladenine glycosylase I produces the protein MTIPKTDAAASAASAVSVVPAGTVRGDDGLARPTWAATDPLMRDYYDTEWGVPVRDEHGLFERISLEAFQAGLSWATILKKRPAFRSAFDGFDPDVVAGYTERDVERLLGDARIVRNRLKVNATITNARATIALRADGGLVDFVWSFQPAETPHPHTSAEVPTQSVESVALSKALRARGFAFVGPTTMFALMEAIGIVDTHLLGSHRRGSSGVWSATTAP, from the coding sequence ATGACCATCCCGAAAACGGATGCCGCGGCATCCGCGGCGAGTGCGGTATCCGTTGTCCCCGCTGGAACGGTGCGCGGCGACGACGGCCTCGCCCGGCCGACCTGGGCGGCGACCGACCCGCTGATGCGCGACTACTACGACACCGAGTGGGGAGTGCCGGTGCGTGACGAGCACGGGCTGTTCGAACGCATCAGCCTCGAGGCTTTTCAGGCCGGACTGTCGTGGGCGACGATCTTGAAGAAGCGGCCGGCATTTCGATCGGCGTTCGACGGCTTCGATCCCGACGTTGTGGCTGGCTACACCGAACGCGATGTCGAGCGGCTGCTGGGCGATGCGAGAATCGTGCGCAATCGGCTCAAGGTGAATGCAACAATCACCAACGCGCGGGCCACGATCGCCTTGCGGGCCGACGGCGGTCTGGTCGACTTCGTCTGGTCATTCCAACCGGCCGAAACCCCGCACCCGCACACGTCTGCGGAGGTACCCACGCAATCCGTGGAATCCGTCGCCCTGTCGAAAGCGCTCCGCGCACGCGGCTTCGCCTTCGTCGGTCCCACCACGATGTTTGCGCTGATGGAGGCCATTGGCATCGTCGACACGCATCTGCTCGGCAGCCACCGGCGAGGCAGTTCGGGTGTCTGGTCGGCAACGACCGCACCGTGA
- a CDS encoding alpha-ketoglutarate-dependent dioxygenase AlkB family protein codes for MTDALFPAERREVAPGAVHVPGWLDLHEQKDIVAQFMCWARGPVPIRAARLPGGHDMSVRTVCLGWHWQPYRYTREAGDVNGVRVLDFPDWLVTLGQRAVAAAFDDQTSAAAYRPDAALVNYYGDTAKMGMHQDKDEKSDAPVVSLSIGDTAKFRFGNTADRGQPYTDLDLVSGDLFVFGGPSRFAFHGVPKIYPGTGSRATGLASGRINITMRVTGLSE; via the coding sequence ATGACCGACGCCCTGTTCCCGGCGGAGCGTCGCGAAGTGGCGCCCGGTGCCGTGCACGTTCCGGGCTGGCTCGACCTCCATGAGCAGAAAGATATCGTCGCCCAGTTCATGTGCTGGGCGCGCGGACCGGTGCCGATCCGGGCTGCCCGACTCCCGGGCGGTCACGATATGTCGGTGCGCACGGTGTGCCTGGGCTGGCATTGGCAGCCCTACCGTTACACCCGCGAGGCCGGCGACGTCAACGGCGTGCGCGTGCTCGACTTTCCCGACTGGTTGGTCACGCTCGGTCAGCGTGCGGTGGCCGCGGCCTTCGACGATCAGACGTCCGCTGCGGCCTATCGACCGGATGCCGCCCTCGTGAACTACTACGGCGACACCGCGAAGATGGGCATGCACCAAGACAAAGACGAGAAGTCCGACGCGCCGGTCGTCTCACTGAGCATCGGCGACACCGCCAAATTCAGGTTCGGCAATACGGCCGATCGTGGCCAGCCGTACACCGACCTCGATCTCGTCTCCGGTGACCTCTTCGTGTTCGGCGGGCCGAGCCGCTTCGCCTTCCACGGTGTGCCCAAGATCTACCCCGGCACCGGCAGTCGCGCCACGGGGCTCGCTTCGGGCAGAATCAATATCACCATGCGCGTGACAGGGCTCTCCGAGTGA
- a CDS encoding RNA polymerase sigma factor, protein MKPFEQIVAVHGATVLRVCRAVVGPSDADDAWSETFLAALRAYPALDVEANVEAWLVTIAHRKAIDLIRARGRAPIPLETLPESISTIGLPEKSDPDLWPALAALPPKQRQAVAYHYLTGLPHRDIADILGGTTDAARRAAADGIKALRLRLAAAPPPERPTPELTLRPAPVAEGTSP, encoded by the coding sequence ATGAAGCCGTTCGAACAGATCGTCGCCGTGCACGGGGCTACTGTGCTGCGCGTCTGTCGCGCCGTGGTCGGCCCCAGTGATGCCGACGACGCCTGGTCCGAGACGTTTCTTGCGGCCTTACGCGCCTACCCGGCGCTCGACGTCGAGGCGAACGTCGAGGCCTGGCTTGTGACCATCGCCCATCGCAAAGCCATCGACCTGATTCGAGCCCGAGGCCGCGCACCGATCCCGCTCGAGACGCTGCCGGAGTCGATCTCCACGATCGGCCTGCCCGAAAAAAGCGACCCGGATCTGTGGCCCGCGCTCGCCGCGCTCCCTCCCAAGCAGCGCCAGGCCGTCGCCTATCACTATCTGACGGGACTGCCGCACCGGGATATCGCCGATATTCTCGGCGGCACGACGGATGCGGCCCGACGCGCTGCCGCCGACGGCATCAAGGCCCTCAGGCTGCGGCTCGCCGCCGCACCCCCGCCCGAGCGACCAACCCCCGAACTCACACTTAGACCCGCACCCGTAGCGGAGGGAACCTCCCCATGA
- a CDS encoding MGMT family protein, which produces MTSRIRPWHRAVGADGDLVGYASRLDRTRFLLALEEPSAAALGRLV; this is translated from the coding sequence GTGACTTCGCGGATCCGGCCGTGGCACCGGGCGGTTGGCGCCGATGGCGACCTCGTCGGGTACGCCAGCCGGCTCGACCGCACACGGTTCCTGCTCGCCCTCGAAGAACCGAGCGCCGCGGCCCTGGGGCGCCTCGTGTGA
- a CDS encoding acetamidase/formamidase family protein: MDHFLDKSHGKFGFAADVEPALRITPGTGERIGFETSDAVYAQLHDVKDLAKVTVGINPVTGPVYVEGAMPGDALAVTIHEIRLKEHGWSVSLPGSGALQHLMGDEVFTRRVPIDEAGVHVTDRHTFDARPMIGCIGTAPAEGANSTIMPSTPQGGNMDVTECKPGSTVYLPVMVEGAYLSIGDIHAIMAEGESSFVAIEAEGIAVVSIDVVPGLTLRAPRVETADEWIFVGLGDPVQESIQRGYEDMFNFLVEDNGWTKGDAYAVMSAVGHSRLGGPTGSGEPDPLHPFEAIGAVTIHRLAKSVL, translated from the coding sequence GTGGATCATTTTCTCGACAAGTCACACGGCAAGTTCGGCTTCGCGGCCGACGTCGAACCCGCCCTGCGCATCACGCCGGGCACGGGGGAGCGCATCGGCTTTGAAACCAGCGACGCCGTGTATGCCCAGCTGCATGACGTCAAAGATCTCGCGAAGGTCACCGTCGGCATCAATCCGGTGACCGGCCCGGTCTACGTCGAAGGTGCCATGCCCGGCGATGCCCTTGCCGTGACCATCCACGAGATCCGTCTCAAGGAACACGGCTGGTCGGTGAGCCTGCCCGGCTCAGGCGCGTTGCAGCACCTGATGGGCGACGAGGTGTTCACCCGCCGCGTACCCATCGATGAGGCGGGGGTGCACGTCACCGATCGGCATACCTTCGACGCGCGCCCCATGATCGGCTGTATCGGCACGGCTCCCGCAGAGGGAGCGAACTCGACGATCATGCCTTCCACGCCGCAGGGCGGCAACATGGATGTCACCGAGTGCAAGCCCGGCTCGACCGTCTACCTTCCTGTCATGGTCGAAGGTGCCTACCTCTCGATCGGCGATATCCACGCGATCATGGCCGAGGGCGAATCGTCATTCGTTGCGATCGAGGCCGAGGGTATTGCCGTTGTCAGCATCGACGTCGTGCCCGGGCTGACCTTGCGCGCCCCACGGGTCGAGACGGCCGACGAGTGGATCTTCGTCGGCCTGGGCGACCCGGTGCAAGAGAGCATTCAGCGTGGCTATGAGGACATGTTCAACTTCCTCGTCGAGGACAACGGTTGGACGAAGGGTGACGCCTACGCCGTGATGAGCGCGGTCGGCCACTCGCGCCTGGGCGGTCCGACAGGTTCGGGCGAACCCGACCCGCTGCATCCGTTCGAAGCCATCGGCGCCGTGACGATTCACCGCCTGGCGAAGAGCGTTCTCTAA
- a CDS encoding APC family permease — protein sequence MSKVTTSSAELTPQQQLEAYGYKQQLKRSVSTMDLLIYGLIFMVPIAPWAIFGVVYNAAGGMVPLVYLIGLIAMIFTALAYQQMAKSIPLAGSVFSYVGRGIHPTAGFFAGWAILLDYLLVPTLLYVFAAESMIGIFPGTERWMWALIFVAINTTINLLGISSIKLINRVFLAVEIVFIVIFVIIAFNALNSGTIPGAELTTAPIWDASKVTGPLIASALSIAVLSFLGFDGISTMAEESTGGRNSAGKAMIIALVIVAFCFILQTWLASALAGGRESFADNEVGNAFFLIVQAASNTGWMNAFFVVNVLAVGIANAMAAQAATSRLLFSMSRDRQLPKFLSEISGRQIPRNAVLFVSALSAILVLFFVGQIDLISSLVNFGALFGFMMLHIAVIVHYLVRKKSRNYLLHLVAPVVGFLIIGYVLLNAAVEAKVGGLVWLILGAGVFLYYRATGRKTDLSGEADGREAPALGERSAV from the coding sequence GTGTCGAAAGTGACGACAAGCTCGGCAGAGCTCACCCCGCAACAGCAGCTCGAAGCGTATGGCTATAAGCAGCAGCTCAAACGTTCGGTCTCGACCATGGACCTGCTCATTTATGGGCTGATCTTCATGGTGCCGATCGCACCCTGGGCCATCTTCGGCGTCGTCTACAACGCCGCGGGTGGCATGGTGCCGCTGGTCTACCTGATCGGCCTGATCGCGATGATCTTCACCGCCTTGGCCTACCAGCAGATGGCGAAGTCGATTCCGCTGGCCGGGTCGGTGTTCTCCTACGTCGGCCGCGGCATCCATCCCACGGCCGGCTTCTTCGCCGGTTGGGCGATCCTCCTCGACTACCTGCTCGTGCCGACGCTCCTCTACGTCTTCGCGGCAGAATCCATGATCGGAATCTTCCCCGGCACGGAACGCTGGATGTGGGCGCTCATCTTCGTGGCGATCAACACGACGATCAACCTGCTCGGCATCAGCTCGATCAAGCTGATCAACCGTGTCTTCCTCGCCGTCGAGATCGTCTTCATCGTGATCTTCGTGATCATCGCCTTCAACGCGCTGAACAGCGGCACCATCCCGGGAGCCGAACTCACCACCGCACCCATTTGGGACGCCAGCAAGGTGACCGGGCCGCTGATCGCATCCGCTCTGTCGATCGCCGTGCTCAGCTTCCTCGGCTTCGATGGCATCTCAACTATGGCCGAAGAGTCAACCGGTGGCCGTAACTCGGCCGGCAAGGCCATGATCATTGCCCTGGTGATCGTCGCATTCTGCTTTATTCTGCAGACCTGGCTCGCCAGCGCCCTGGCCGGTGGCCGTGAGTCGTTCGCCGACAACGAGGTGGGCAACGCCTTCTTCCTCATCGTTCAGGCCGCCTCAAACACCGGCTGGATGAACGCATTCTTCGTGGTCAACGTGCTCGCCGTGGGTATCGCCAATGCCATGGCTGCGCAGGCTGCAACCTCGCGTCTGCTGTTCTCGATGAGCCGCGACCGCCAGCTGCCGAAGTTCCTCAGCGAAATCAGCGGACGCCAGATTCCGCGCAATGCCGTGCTGTTCGTCTCTGCGCTCTCCGCGATTCTCGTGCTGTTCTTCGTCGGTCAGATCGACCTGATTTCGTCGCTGGTGAACTTCGGTGCGCTGTTCGGCTTCATGATGCTGCACATCGCCGTGATCGTGCACTACCTGGTGCGCAAGAAGTCGCGCAACTACCTGCTGCACCTGGTTGCGCCCGTGGTCGGCTTCCTGATCATCGGCTATGTGCTGCTGAACGCCGCAGTCGAAGCCAAGGTCGGCGGTCTCGTCTGGCTCATCCTCGGCGCCGGCGTGTTTCTCTACTACCGGGCAACGGGTCGCAAGACCGATCTATCGGGCGAGGCCGATGGCCGTGAGGCGCCGGCATTGGGCGAACGGAGCGCTGTCTAA
- a CDS encoding proline iminopeptidase-family hydrolase: MHHVSTSTTIPFREWKTWVRLTEPEQPLEGALPLIVLHGGPGMAHNYVRNIGELASTGRTVIHYDQLGCGNSTHLPDAPAEFWNPQLFVDEFLNLVEQLGLTEYHLLGQSWGGMLAAEIATRRPAGLASVMICNSPASMQLWADGARALRAQLPADVQDALTRHEEAGSILDPEYLRAADVFYQRHVCMITPNPVDFQESVDQMEAEPTVYHTMNGPNEFHVIGSMRSWSIIDRLGAISAPTLVVAGEHDEATPETWQPFVDGITGATSHIFPNASHCVHLEHPAEFRAVIAEFIASHDGHPAT; this comes from the coding sequence GTGCACCACGTCTCCACCAGCACCACCATCCCTTTCCGCGAATGGAAGACCTGGGTTCGCCTGACCGAGCCCGAACAGCCGCTCGAGGGTGCGCTTCCGCTCATCGTGCTGCACGGCGGCCCCGGTATGGCGCACAACTATGTGCGCAACATCGGCGAACTCGCCTCCACCGGCCGAACTGTCATTCACTATGACCAGTTGGGGTGCGGCAACAGCACCCACCTGCCCGATGCACCAGCCGAGTTCTGGAATCCCCAGCTCTTCGTCGATGAGTTTCTCAACCTGGTCGAACAGCTCGGACTCACCGAGTACCACCTCCTCGGCCAGTCGTGGGGCGGAATGCTCGCCGCTGAGATCGCCACTCGGCGCCCAGCGGGCCTGGCCAGTGTCATGATCTGCAATTCCCCGGCATCCATGCAGCTCTGGGCGGACGGTGCGCGTGCGCTCCGCGCCCAGCTGCCGGCCGATGTGCAGGATGCGCTGACCCGGCATGAAGAAGCCGGCAGCATCCTCGACCCCGAATACCTCCGCGCCGCAGACGTTTTCTACCAACGTCACGTCTGCATGATCACCCCCAATCCGGTCGACTTTCAGGAGAGCGTCGACCAGATGGAGGCCGAGCCCACGGTGTACCACACCATGAACGGCCCCAATGAGTTCCATGTAATCGGGAGCATGCGCTCCTGGAGCATCATCGACCGACTCGGCGCGATCAGTGCGCCGACGTTGGTCGTCGCCGGTGAACACGATGAAGCCACGCCAGAGACCTGGCAGCCCTTCGTCGACGGCATCACGGGGGCGACGAGTCACATCTTCCCCAACGCGAGCCACTGCGTGCACCTCGAACACCCCGCTGAGTTCCGCGCAGTCATCGCCGAATTCATCGCGTCTCACGACGGCCATCCGGCCACGTGA
- a CDS encoding FadR/GntR family transcriptional regulator yields the protein MGASITENVGRLGGTPPLDQEPTGSLSVPFSGPSRIDEITDRLITAIAIGEYLPGSKLPPERELAAALRVGRMTVRAALARLVEHGLLETQRGRGGGSFVREAWAAPSGASVHRSLTTRWADMLDTSEAVSRLQGTLARAAAENRTAEDVVILRQRLEAFRAADSGLHSQKADERLHLAIGEASHNATLQGVVLDLDSRISISAPSHLWGEPEGMAAMERRALAEHEQLVAAICDRRANDASAIAREHARIDVELLESALRRAGTRP from the coding sequence GTGGGGGCTTCTATCACCGAAAACGTAGGCCGACTCGGGGGCACACCTCCGCTCGACCAGGAACCCACGGGTTCGCTCAGCGTTCCGTTTTCTGGACCCTCGCGGATCGATGAGATCACCGACCGACTCATCACGGCCATCGCCATCGGCGAGTATTTGCCCGGCTCGAAGCTGCCGCCTGAACGTGAGCTTGCCGCCGCTCTTCGAGTCGGACGCATGACCGTGCGGGCTGCCCTCGCACGGCTCGTCGAGCATGGCCTCCTCGAGACCCAGCGGGGTCGCGGCGGCGGGTCGTTCGTGCGGGAAGCGTGGGCTGCTCCATCCGGCGCTTCGGTGCACCGATCCCTCACGACGCGGTGGGCGGACATGCTCGACACCTCCGAAGCCGTCAGCCGCCTGCAGGGAACCCTCGCCCGAGCCGCAGCAGAGAACCGCACTGCCGAGGACGTCGTGATACTCCGGCAACGGCTCGAGGCTTTCCGCGCCGCCGACTCTGGCTTGCACTCGCAAAAAGCCGACGAGCGGCTTCACCTCGCCATCGGCGAGGCCTCCCATAACGCCACGCTCCAGGGCGTGGTTCTCGACCTCGATTCACGCATCAGCATCTCGGCTCCATCGCACCTCTGGGGCGAGCCGGAGGGGATGGCCGCGATGGAGCGGCGGGCTCTGGCCGAACACGAGCAGCTCGTTGCCGCGATCTGCGACCGGCGCGCAAACGACGCGAGCGCAATCGCCCGCGAGCACGCCCGCATCGATGTCGAACTCTTGGAGTCTGCACTGCGTCGAGCCGGCACGAGGCCTTGA
- a CDS encoding DUF1918 domain-containing protein: MQAAVGDRILIRGKTVETPDRHGEIIEVRGAEGGPPYLVRFENGHETVVFPGSDFVVDRPPQP; encoded by the coding sequence ATGCAGGCTGCAGTTGGCGACCGAATTCTGATCCGAGGCAAGACCGTCGAGACCCCGGATCGCCACGGCGAGATTATCGAAGTGCGTGGGGCCGAGGGTGGCCCGCCCTATCTGGTGCGCTTTGAAAACGGGCACGAAACGGTGGTGTTCCCCGGCTCCGACTTCGTGGTTGACCGTCCCCCACAGCCCTGA